cacgcatgcacacacgtgtgtaCACGCCAGCCTGCATGCACAGCTCACGCCCCAGGGAACCGCGTTGCCCTCAGAGCATCCTCCCGGCTGCTTCTGCTGCGAATTTCCACCTCTCCCAGCTGGAGAGTTGCCATCACAGGGACCCCGGGGTCCCTTTGGTGCAGGCGGTGGGTGCTCCCCACTGATGCCATTTGCTGGTGGGTGTGTGCCAGGCCCCAGGACAGTCCTCGTGGGGAGAGGGACGTGTGGCAGCGCCATGGATGCACCTGCCTCAgcggagcagggcagggggagcccaGTGCTGCCCGTGTCCTGCCTGGCTCCTTCCACCAGCGGGTACCACCTGGGCCAGGGTGGCAAATCCTCCCCCCGGGGAGCAACGGGACATCCAACAGGCATTTAAGAGCCCTGGGTATGGGTGGGGACCACTTGCCCAGATGGGCAGAGTACCCCAGGGTGCCCAGCCACGTGCAGTGGAACCAGGGACTGAACAAGCAGGGGACACAACCACGTCAGAGCCGAGAGTCAGGGCGGCGGCGGAGGACGTGTCAGTTGAAGGGAAAGTCCCTTCCTCTGGGAATCTCCCTCTCAACTTGCCCCACGGACCGAGCGGGCCCAGGGCGCAGCATCCCAGCTGGCCTGCGGCCCCACTCCTGCCCGCAGCGACACGCCCCCCCGAGATGCTGGCTCGCCATTCGTTCCAATATAATCTTTATTGGGGAGACTGATGGGGGTTAGAACAAGGCCGGGTATAAAACATGATCATTGTCACAACCAGCAGCGGGAGGCATTGGCAGAGCAACACAGAAACAGTATCAGCCCCTGTTCTCTGCGGGCAGCAGGGTGGTACCCAGGGCTGCGCCGGCGGCATCCCTGCTCccggggggcagtgggggggatCGTTCAGCCCCTCTCCCTGGATGGATGCTGGGCTGCTCTTTCCTATGGGGTGCGGGGACTCTGGGAGGCCCCTCTGGCCCTGGTGCCACGGCCTTGCCGGGTTGTGGTGCTCAGCCCCACAGGAGCACCTGCAAATTatggctttttctttatttttttaggtttatttttttgcttttttggcaGCAAACTTACCCCTCCAGGTGCCCTGGAGAAAGCAAGACCGTGCACAGGGAGCTGccgccctgccagcccctccgCACAGGGGTCAGAGCAGAGGTGCTGCTCCAGGGATGGGACCGTGGCCAGGAGCCAGGCCTCTGCCCCCCTGCCCAGCCAAATCCCCTTGCTGAAGCTGGCAATTTGGGGTACCGGACCCCGCGCCACCCCCAAGCCATCCCACAGGGCATTGGTCCCGGGTGGAGCAGCAGAGAACGGGCACAGCTCAATGCCTTTGTGAACGCGTAGCGGCCTAGGACGGGGCGGCCGGGGATGGACAGGGAAAAAACAAGAATCCTCCAAAACGAGGATAAAGTGGAGCTTTCCTCAAGGGCCTGCGGAGGAAACGGGCCGTGTGTCTGCTCGCAACCGAGGGGCCGGTGCGGCGGCTTGGCGTGGCTATAACGACTCGGGCGCACGGCGGCTTGGCCACTGAGATGAAAGCTTTGGCAAATAACTTACAGAGAAGGGGGGGTGCAGCTGGGGACCTGTCCTCGTCTCCCATGCTGGGCAGGTGACCCAGCACGGCACCGTGCACCTCCAGGGCTCCTTGTGCCGCCAGCGGTGGCTGCGGGGCGATGGGGAGGGTGTCGCTCTGGTCGGGACCCAGCGTCCACTCTCAGGAGCcgcagggagagaggaggaagaaggtgcCCCGGGGAAGGAGCGTGGTGAGATGCTCGATGCCCAGCAGGGGCACCCGCCGCAGGACCGGGGAGAGCTGCGCTGGTACATGTGCTCCCCGTCCCAGGGTCCCTCTCCCCAGGCACCACCAGGGTGTAGGGGGCTGACGCCAGGTCCTAGCACCCCCATCACTCCCCGCCAGTGCTGGTGGGGACACTGGTCCTATGTCCTCGGCCACAGCAAGCATCAGAGCACCCCCCGGGCTGTGCCACCAGCAAAGAAGGGCCTGGGGACCAGCCGCGGCGCTGCGCCGTCCtctcccaccctgctgccaggaggtgcGGGCAGGGGCGCGGGGCTCACATGATGGTGCAGGAAGACAGCGGGTTTCGGATGtggcaggtgcaggcagccccGCAGTACTGGCGAAAGGTCTGGTAGCAGCTGCGGTCGGTGTCGCTGCTCCACTGGACGGGGTTGGCGGCCAGGGCCTCGGCCGGCAGTCTGTTGAGGATACTGGTGTTGACGGCCAGCGCCGCCAGCCCGTAGTCGGTGAAGAGGACGGTCTCCCGCTTGCAGGTGGGGCAGGAGATGAACTTGTACTTGGGGCAGGACTCGTAGAGGATCTGCAGGCACTCCTCGCACACCgagtgcaggcaggagaggatgCGGGGCCGCTTGTTGGTGAAGTTGTACATGTGGCCGCAGGTGGGGCACTCGAGGGGCTCACAGGGCGTCGAGGGGTGCAGCACGTACTGGTTGACGATCACCTCGTCTGACGGCGGCTGCCGGTGGTAGCAGACCTCGGAGCTGCCCTTCCGCTGGCTCTGGTACCCGCGCTCTCGCCGCGGCAGGGGGGGAGTCCGGGGCAGCGGCATGGGGCCAGGGGTGGCATCCAAGGCGGGGATGTCCCCGCACGCCTGGTTGACGATGATCTCGGACTCGGAGGGCCACGCGCGCTTGGCCACGAGGGGTGGCtcgcggcgcggggccggcgcaTAGCGCGGCTGCGAGGCCTGCAGCTCCGAAAACTTCTCCGGGTGGATGATTTTCATCGCCTCCATTTTAATGATGACTTGTTGCCCTTTCAGACACGACATGAGTATTGTTTTCACATTACTGTCCACTGCTCTGGGGTCTCCAAGGGACGCCTGCATGAGGCTAAAACATGCCGGCAGCCTGCTGAGCTTTCAATCTTGGTctggctgcagagcaggagcACAGGGAGCAGCCACTGGCACGGGAGAGCATCCTGGGGGGACGGGGCAGCGCCAGCGGGCCCCGCGCCCCTCTTCTCCAGCCAGCCCCAACGGTGTCGGGCGCGAGGCCGGGGCAGGCAAGGGAAGGCAGGGCTCACAGCGGCATCCTGCCTGCCTTGGAGGATGCTCTTGGGCGGGTGATCAAAGCGTCAGCTCCCCGCAGCGCCTCGCCGGGACGTTAACGTGACATTGGCCGTCACTCACCAGCCCCCCCTTCGCCTTCGTTGGCACTTCCCACGCTGGATCAGCTGCCGTTGGGAATGGTAAATTGGGGACTGTAGTGCCGGGCAAGTGAGTCCGGGGATGGGTCTCagaggcaggcagcccctgcctcaCCCCGGCCCCCGCCTCCACCCGGCCTTTATTCCTGTTTACAAGCCCTGGGATCCTCGTGGTGCTGCAAGAAATGTGTTTGCAAATTCCTTTGCTCTGACTTCCTGGCTCTCCCACTTGCCGTCAGCAGCAGTTCCCGCGGGGCAGGGGCTCAGGGAGCATCCCGTGCCAGAGGGCAGCTCACCTTGGCTGGTGCCAGGGCTGCCACGCGCCTTGTCCCTTTCGTCCCCGGCACCTCTGGCCCCAGCTCAGTTTCGTGCTCGctggaaatgaaaagcaagagAGGGGTTGGATCCAAGGCTCTTCGGGGATCTACCGGCTGCCAGCGCTCCCTCGGGATGCGTGCCTGCCTGCATCCCAGCAATTTGGCAACTGAGCCCTGCAGGTCCTGTCCATCCACCCGCATGTTTGGGCCGGCGGAAGTGGGAGCAGGTATTTCCCCCCAGGCATCTCCTCGGCAGCTCCAAACATGGGGTCCTGGGTCCCCCCtctgccctgggtgctgggagggcaggcccccctcaccctgctgggaTACAGGGCCCCTCCCAGGGGACTCCCCCACCGACCTGCCTCTGCTCAGGGTTTTCTCTCACGTTTAGCCCCTCCTCTGCTCGGTGGATCTATTTTTACCTCCATCGCTTGCTCCTGATCTGTCCCAGCTATTATCCCTCTCTCCagcttcctctcccccttcccagctccctgctcttgtcctggggctgctggagaggaCAGGCCACATTTGGGGGCAGGAGATGGGGGGCAGGCAGCCAGCCCGTGGCCATTTTCTTCCCTCAGCAGCCCTGGCGACAGCCTGTCTCTCCTCCGAGAAGGGCGAAGGCGCTCTCCTCCATCACGCTGCAAATCCTGTTAGAGGGATGCCTGCTCCCGCCGAGCCCTGCCAGGCCTGACGGAGGGGGCCCGAGGGGGCCATCTGGTTGCAGCAGCAGTCCTTGGGGATGGTGAGAGGCcaggggaggtgaggggggggggtgtccagcCCTGGATGCCCAAGAGCCGTGGGGGGCAGGATCCCTGCCCGACCCCAgcgggggtgtccctgggggctatgccctggcagcactggggtCCTGCAAGCATCCTGCGGTGTGTGTGGAGGGGAGGCCTCGCGTCCCGCACCCCCATCACGGGCCCACATCCTGCACCCCCCATCTTGCACGCCGCACCCCAGGAGCAGCATCTATGCCCCCCTCACCCCGTGCCCAGCAGCAGCCCGGGGGGGGCTCTCTGCCCGCAGGCCTCGCAGACTCACCCGCAGCGGATCCGTTCGAGCAGGCAGCCGCCACGCACCGCCACCGCGCTTCCACCGTCACACCCCTTCGTGCACAACCCTGGCGCAGCACCCCGCCGTACCCCGCATCCCCGTCACCCCGGGGGCGACACAGCCCTGCCCGGCGCCCCTCCAACGACACGCAGCCCCCCGTGACTCCCACCGCAATCCCCTGCCCCGCGCCGCGCTGGCACGTTCGCAGCCCAGcggtgcacacacatgtgcacacacatgtgcacacacacccgCACACATGTgcgcacacatgtgcacacacacacacagacccccccGGCCTCACGCCCGCGCCTGCGCACCCGCAGGGTGATGCCCCCCGGGCAGCCCGGCCAAAGGACGGTGGCTGCCGGCCCTTACCTGCATCGGCCCGCCGGGCCTcggccggggggtcccggggcgcCCGTATCCCCGGTTCAGCCTCCAGACCCCCGCTGCGTCCCCGGGAGAGGTGCGGAGGCCCAAGCGGCTAAAGGTTATCTGAAAGGCAGAGGGATGCAGGCGCTGCCCGTGCCAAGCGCCGGCTGCCCGAGGATGCCGGCGGGTCCCCACCGCCGCTCCCGGCCGGGCCGTGGCTCCCGGCCCCGCTTCCCACGGCCGCGCcgcctcctccagcagcttcccccggcggcgcggggaggaCACCGGGCACAAAGGCGGGGGCTGGCGGCGCCGGGCTCCCGCCGGCTCCTCCGGCTCCGGATGCTCCGCGGGGACCAGCTGCCGGGGGGGGAGGCGGCAGGtagcgccgctgccgccgccggggaggCACCTtccgcccgccccgcggctccGCTCTCcctccccccggctccccccgccgcctcctccggcCGCGGAGCCCCCGCTCCGCGCGGGGCTGATGCAACACTCCGCGGCCGACGGCGCAGGCTGGCTGCccgggggagggggctgcagcccggGCACCCCCCTTTCCCCACCCCCGGCAGGtgcaggcgggcgggcgggcgggctccGTCGCCGCTGTCCCGCGGGGCTCGGCGGGCGCGGGCGCTGCCTGCGCGCTCCCGCTCCGCTGCCGCCCGGCGCCCGCAGTGCCGCCGCAGTGGTGCAGCCGGCTCACATTTCTCTCGCTCAGCAGCGCCGGGGCCCGCCGGCCGCAGCGTCCGACGCcccgcacacacgcacacacaccccccccgcaacacccccccgccgccgccccgccgggccctgccccgccgccgccccgctgcgGCCCCGCTCCCTTcctgccccggcccgccgccgccccgctccgccgcccccccgccggccgGGTCCCCGCGAGGTGTTTCGGAGGGGCCTGCAGTGACTCAGCATCCGCCGCTGGAAATGGCTCCGCGGCGCGGGCTGGGGCgcgggggatgctgctggggctgggggggacacacagcgaTCTGGGGGCCAGCACCAGGGATCGTGTGGCAGCGGGGAGAGGGgcccctgccagcagcccccccccagctttcGGGGCTGGGGAAAGGCCATAACACCGGTAATGCCCCCGCCTCCCCACTTTTTCCCGCTGCCGAGTCAGCCGTGCACCCCGCTGTGTCCCAAGGGACCCCAGCAGAGGGTCTCCCCCCACGCTGAGGTCAAAACCCATCGGAGCACCCCAACCCCTCCTGAGCTCTAgggagggggggagcagggcaCAGGGTCTCACTGGTCCCTGGGGGATGTGGTGGGCTCAGCATGGCGTGGGGGGGGTCAGGCCCCTGGGGTGCACTGGGGAGCATCGTGCATTGCTGGGGTCTTGCTGTTTTGACGGGCATAGGCAGACACGAGCGCGTGGAGGGGGACACCCCACATCGTACCCCAGGAGGACAACTCCCGGTCTGTGCTTCCCAGCTCCCGCCCGTGCCCTGGCAGATGTTAGGGGCTGGGCTGCCCTCACCCCCCACCATGGGTGCCTCCAGCATGGGGAGTCCACAGGCAGGTGGCCAAAATGGGCAGCCAGCCCCACGTGGAGCCCCCAGCTCCCCGGCCACACTGGAACCCAGAGCTCACAGCCACCCCGTCCCCAGCGGCAGTGGCCCAGACACGTGCGCACCCAAATCCAAACCCAGTCCATCCTCCAACCCAccctggctggggcagggtgcCAGGGGGGGCTCATCAGGCTCctttgggtgctgctggggtttCCCTGCTCATGTCACCCGCTGCCACCTTCAAGCTCTTTATTCTCCTCAGATGGCCTCAGGATTTTGCCTGGATTTTGATGCTCCCCGAAGTTTACCCTGTCCAGACCTCCAGCCTTGCTGCAGTAAAGACCCCACCAGCACCACTCACCCCTGTAAcaaggggtctgggggggcctgGAGCCGCGCTGTGACCGTGCAGCCACACTGTGCTCATGTCATCACTGTCCCCAGCCACTCCATCAGTGGGACAGACACAGCAGCTGGAGCTCACGTATTTCACTGAACAGCTCTGCATTCCCATCATCAGCCTGGAGGAAAGCTCAGCTCCATCAGGCCTTATGCATCCCATAGACGATCCCACCATCCACGCTCCAGGCAATGACGCTAAAAATCTCACCCAGCTGCCTGGCCGGGAGGGGATGATCAAACCCACCTGGTCCAGAGGGAGCCCCAGGCACCCCAAGGGCTCAGCCACACTCTATCCTCAGGCTGGACCGACCCTAGAGTGTGGCTTCCCCCTGGGAACCATGCAGCTTCACCCACCAGTTGCCTTTGTCtgttaatggggtttttttaatcttctagtTTCTCGTTGGATAAGGGATTTGGTAACGACTTTGCCTCTACTCCCTCTAAGTGTAATTCTTTGATCTGCTcacctgctgaaatcagtgtgaGGCGGCTGCTGTCTGGCACCCTAACAGTGCTAAGAGGGATTCCCTTAGTCTTCCTCACCCTCTCTCTGTCAGTTTTTGCTTACTTTCCTGCTAATGCTTCTGGATGCAGATAGAAAGAACCCATATCTTATGCTTGAACTCACAGAGCAAAGGAAATTGCAGGAAGTGAGCGAGCACGAGCCATTTTCTGTTATTAATTCATATGGCATCCCGGTGCTGACCCAGCTACACGGTGTTATTACGCTGCTATTCCATGAGTTAAGCAACatctctatttaaaaataatcataaatgATATCAGGCATCTTTTCTGCTGAACAAGAGTGTGTTTGTGCCAAGATGCTGGGGATCCTTGTGTTGCCCCAATGGTGCTGCCAGTCTCTGCTTCCTGTGCTCAGTGGACGTGTCACTGGATCCTCCCCATCCCGGCACAGCAGCacttctcagcctctcctccacCTATTCAGGTACTCGTGAAGCAGTTTGCAGTCTGAGCCAAAGCCTGGAACTTCTTTTTCTCCTAGAGCTTGCATTAGGCTTGGTGGGGTCCTTGGTGGCAAGTGCCACTGGTTAAGTCTTGAGCAAAAGAGGCTTTGTCCCCGAGTTTTCATTCCAACATGTGAGAGCTCAATGACCCTTGCAGAGCTCTCCCAGACTTGCTTTTGGAGCTGCAGagtttcccttttctctgctgaGTTGGTTCACCAAGATCTCCACTttccaccccaaaccccaaataATCCCATCCTTCAAAGCCCAGACTGTTCATCTTCAGCTCGGCCTGAGTGGCCGTGCCCTTGAGTGGTGTCCCTACCAAATCCCACCCCCTGTGACCAACTCTAACACTGGCCTTTGGATCTGGCCATACTCGTACCCCTGGGTTTAACACCTGGGTTtgtcatatatacatatatgctgCATTATCTTTCATAAAAATCTGTTGTGTGTTATCATAAATGTACATCTTTATGCTACATGTGGATCTTCTCAGCATGTCTTCTGAGCTGTGGTGATGTGCTATGACATGCTTCTCTGGGTTTTACAAacagcactgatttattttaCCATTCTGTGAGACGTTTCCAGCAGGCCAAGCATGCCCCAGGGTTCGGAGGGAGCTCCTTAGCTCAAGTGTACCTGCCATTCCCCGTGTCCTGCTTTGAGCTCTACTTGGACAGATGCGCAGGAGCAGCTTCACCAGTGGGTTCGCTTCATGCCCCACAGATGAACAAAGTTTTGGTTTTTGTAATCAAGTGGTTACTTGTTGTAATCGAGTTGGTGTTGGTCCTGCTGAGACCTTCCTGCGTGCAACCACAGCTTCTTTCTGCAAAACTCATTACTTCCCAGTGTCACAAATGGATCGTTTCTAAAC
This is a stretch of genomic DNA from Strix uralensis isolate ZFMK-TIS-50842 chromosome 21, bStrUra1, whole genome shotgun sequence. It encodes these proteins:
- the RNF208 gene encoding RING finger protein 208, which gives rise to MQASLGDPRAVDSNVKTILMSCLKGQQVIIKMEAMKIIHPEKFSELQASQPRYAPAPRREPPLVAKRAWPSESEIIVNQACGDIPALDATPGPMPLPRTPPLPRRERGYQSQRKGSSEVCYHRQPPSDEVIVNQYVLHPSTPCEPLECPTCGHMYNFTNKRPRILSCLHSVCEECLQILYESCPKYKFISCPTCKRETVLFTDYGLAALAVNTSILNRLPAEALAANPVQWSSDTDRSCYQTFRQYCGAACTCHIRNPLSSCTIM